The genomic window AGCACATAATTCTACCCAAGAACCGAACATTGACACACACCAGCCGAACATCAAATATCTATCGCCTGCCCTACTTGAAAACAAGTCGTCCGAACCCAAGGGTTTGCAGGCAGTGTGGAAGACGCGACTTCAATTCCTGGGCATGAAAAGAGTAGCAACAGCATCTCCCACAGTGGCAGCCAAGTCCACCGACCTTTTGCAAAACTCAATGACATCACCGTCTACACGACTCCTCAACTCCCCCGCCACGGAATCGACAACCCAAGCAAAATCAGGTGGTTGCGGCTGCGACAGCACCAGCAGCGCTACCGTGGAAAGGGATGAAATGCTCCAAGAACGCATTGCTAAACATCCCTGCTACAGCGAAGACGCTCATCACCACTACGCGCGGATGCACGTTGCAGTTGCTCCAGCCTGCAACATTCAATGCAACTATTGCAACCGTAAATATGATTGCGCTAACGAAAGCCGTCCTGGAGTAGTTAGCGAATTGCTAACACCAGAACAAGCAGCACACAAAGCTTTGGTCATTGGCGGCAAGATTCCCCAAATGACAGTTGTGGGAATTGCCGGCCCTGGCGACCCATTGGCGAACCCAGATAAGACTTTCCGCACATTTGAGTTGATTGCAGAGCAAGCACCAGATATCAAGCTGTGCTTATCAACCAATGGTTTAATGCTGCCTGACTACGTTGATCGCATTAAAGAATTAAATATAGATCACGTGACGATCACCATTAACATGGTAGATCCAGAGATCGGTGCTAAGATTTATCCTTGGGTTCACTACAAGCGCAAGCGTTACAGAGGTCTTGAAGGCGCAAAAATTCTTCACGAAAGACAGATGGAAGGATTGCAAGCCCTGAAAGATGCTGATATCTTATGCAAAGTTAACTCCGTGATGATTCCCGGAATTAATGACCAGCACTTAGTCGAAGTGAATCGAGTCATTCGTGAAAAAGGTGCATTCTTGCACAACATCATGCCATTGATTTCTGCACCAGAACATGGCACACACTTCGGTTTAACCGGTCAACGCGGCCCCACACCCAAAGAACTCAAAGAAGTTCAAGACAATTGCTCTGGTAACATGAAAATGATGCGTCACTGTCGCCAGTGCCGTGCCGATGCAGTCGGATTATTGGGAGAAGACCGCAGCCAAGAATTTTCCAAAGAGAAATTCTTAGAAATGACTCCAGACTATGACATGGAGAAACGCCAAGAAGTTCACGACGGTATTGAGAAGTTTAAAGAAGAACTTAAAGTTGCTAAAGACAAGGCGCTAGTCGGCAAGAAATTTGCCAACAATCCTAAAGTCCTAGTTGCAGTAGCAACCAAAGGCGGCGGATTGGTTAACCAGCACTTCGGTCATGCCAAAGAATTCCAAATTTACGAAGTGGATGGAAACGAAGTTCTCTTTGTCGGTCATCGTAAAATTGACCAATACTGCCAAGGTGGATACGGCGAGGAAGCTTCTTTTGAGCATATTATGAAAGCGATCGCAGATTGCAAAGCAGTTTTAGTCTCCAAGATTGGTAACAGTCCTCAAGAAAAATTGCAAGAAGCTGGAATACAGAGTGTTGAAGCTTACGACGTAATTGAGAAGGTTGCTTTGGAGTTTTACGAGCAATACGTTAAGGAATTAGGGAATAAGGAATAGGACATAGGGCATGGGCTAAACAGGGCATGGGACAAGAATTATCCCTAATGCCCTGCCCTAAACCCAATCCTGAATGTCCAATGACGCCACTTGCTTCTAGACGCTGCGCGACGGGAAACCGCAAGGGCGCAGTGGCTCCCCAATGCCCAATGCCCCTTGCCCAAAAAAGGAGAATAATAATGGCTTACAAAATAATTACTAGCCAGTGTATTTCCTGCAATCTCTGTCTATCTGTATGTCCCACAAATGCAGTTAAAGTGGTTGACGGACAGCACTGGATTGACGCTGAACTTTGTACAAACTGCGTTGGTAGCGTTCATACCATGCCTCAGTGTAAAGCTGGTTGTCCCACCTGTGACGGTTGCGTTAAGCAGCCTAGCGATTATTGGGAAGGCTGGTTTGCCGATTATAATCGCGTAGTTGCTAAATTAACAAATAAACAAGATTACTGGGAACGTTGGTTTAACAGCTATTCCCAGACTTACTCCAAACAGTTGCAAAAGCGTCAATCCCTATCAGTGGGAGCAGAAGTTTAACAAATAATTTGTAGTGATGCTCGTTCTGACGCTAACGCTTCGCTATCGCTCCACTAACGTAATTCGTAATTTGTAATTGAAGACAACAATGCAAAATAACTGCATCTATCTCGATAATAATGCCACCACTAAGGTAGACTCAGAAGTTATAGAGGTAATGCTACCTTACCTGACAGACTATTACGGCAATCCCTCCAGTATGCATACCTTTGGTGGGCAAGTCGGTAAAGCACTGAGAACAGCAAGAGAACAACTTGCAGCCATCCTGGGAGCCGATCAGTCAGAAATCGTCTACACTAGTTGTGGAACTGAGGGAGATAACGCGGCGATTCGAGCCGCACTATTAGCGCACCCAGAAAAGCGACACATCGTTACCACCCAAGTTGAACATCCGGCAGTACTTAATGTCTGCAAACAATTAGAAACCCAAGGTTACAGTGTTACCTATCTTTCAGTAAATCATCAAGGGCAGCTGGATCTAGATGAACTAGAAGCTTCCTTGACGGGTAACACCGCCCTGGTGACAATTATGTATGCTAATAACGAAACCGGCACGATTTTCCCGATTGAGCAGATTGGGTTGCGGGTCAAAGAATATGGCGCTATCTTCCATGTAGATGCGGTGCAAGTAGTGGGAAAAATCCCCTTGAATATGAAGACTAGCACCGTGGATATGTTAACCGTGTCTGGTCATAAGCTGCACGGGCCTAAAGGAATTGGTGCTTTGTATATCCGGCGCGGGGTTCGGTTCCGTCCCTTCATACTTGGGGGACACCAAGAACGCGGACGTAGGGCGGGAACAGAGAATGTTCCGGGAATTATTGCCTTGGGCAAAGCTGCGGAACTTGAACTGTTACACTTAGAAGAAGCAAACAAAAGAGAAACAAGGCTGCGCGATCGCCTCGAACAAACTTTACTCGCGACAATTCCTGATTGTGTAGTCAATGGTGACCCTACGCAGAGATTGCCCAACACCACCAATATCGGCTTCAAGTATATTGAAGGTGAAGCTATCTTACTATCGTTGAATAAATACGGTATCTGTGCTTCATCCGGTTCTGCTTGCACCTCTGGTTCACTGGAACCTTCCCACGTCCTTCGGGCTATGGGCTTACCCTACACAACTTTGCACGGTTCCATTCGCTTCAGCCTTTGTCGCTACACCACTGAAGCAGAAATCGATCAAGTAATAGAGGTAATGCCCAGTATTGTGGAACGTTTACGCGCCCTCTCACCCTTCAAAAATGATGATGCAGGTTGGCTGCAAGAACAAGAGCAAGCACTGGCACATCGCTAGGGACTAGGAATTTTAGATTTTGGATTTGAGATTTTAGATTGAAATCCAATCCAAAATCCAAAATCTAAAATCCAAAATTGTCTGCCAATCCCCAATACCTCAATCTAAAATCCAAAATCTAAAATCTAAAATTCATTATGTGGGACTACACCGATAAAGTATTAGAACTGTTTTACGATCCCAAAAATCAGGGAGCAATCGAAGAAACGAGCGAACCTGGCGTTAAGCTTGCAACGGGAGAAATCGGTAGCATTGCTTGCGGTGATGCTCTGAGACTACACCTGAAAGTGGAAGTAGAATCTGATAAGATTCTAGATGCTCGTTTTCAAACCTTTGGTTGTACTAGTGCGATCGCATCTTCTAGTGCATTAACCGAAATGATCAAAGGTTTAACCTTAGATGAAGCCCTGAAAGTGTCCAACAGAGACATTGCAGATTACCTGGGTGGTTTACCAGAAGCAAAGATGCACTGCTCTGTCATGGGACAAGAAGCGCTAGAAGCCGCTATCTATAATTATCGCGGTATACCTCTAGCTACCCATGATGACGATGATGAAGGCGCGTTAATTTGCAGTTGCTTTGGGATCAGCGAGTCCAAAATTCGCCGCGTCGTTCTAGAAAATAATCTCACTGGTGCCGAAGAGGTAACAAATTATGTGAAAGCTGGTGGTGGATGCGGTTCCTGTTTGGCAAACATTGATGATATTATTAAATCAGTGCAACAGGAATTCGCCGCACCTGATCTCAACAATTATGGCGTAAAAGTTGCCACAGAAATTGTTACGTCTAAAGAGCGATCGCTAACTAACGTGCAAAAGATTGCTCTAATTCAAAAAGTTCTCGATGAAGAAGTCAGACCCGTACTCATCGCTGACGGGGGAGATGTAGAACTCTATGATGTAGAAGGCGATCGCGTTAAAGTTGTGCTGCAAGGTGCTTGCGGTTCCTGTTCAAGTAGTACAGCAACCCTAAAAATTGCGATCGAAGCCAGATTACAAGAGCGTGTCAGCAAGAGCCTTGTAGTCGAAGCAGTTTAGGAATTGCTGTAGGACTTAACGTACTCTACAAATACGCCCTAATATGCATTCAGCCAGAAACAAAAGTAGGATTTGAACCGAATCATTGTCTCCACTCAATGCTTCATACCAATTCGCCAAAAGAAAGTGACAGATTCAAATCTAACTTATCTTTTTTACGAATTACGTAGACACCCGAAGGATTGCTTCCCCCAGGGGATTACGAATTACGAATTGGTATCAGTCCTACCACTATTACTGCTAACAGCATATAGGCAAAGAGATTAAGCGCCTAAAAAGCAAATTTCATCATCTAACTCGCTTCAAAGGAACAGGATATGAGCACATTGTACGACAAACTTGGCGGACAACCAGCTATTGAACAAATAGTAGATGAACTCCACAAACGTATTGCGACAGACAGCCTCCTCAATCCCATTTTTGCTGGTACAGATATGGTCAAGCAACGTAATCATCTAGTTGCCTTCTTATCTCAGATTTTTGAGGGGCCAAAGCAATACGCAGGTCGTCCAATGGACAAAACACACGCTGGAATGAATTTACAGCAACAACACTTCGATGAGATTGCAAAACTCCTGAGTGAATCAATGGCTGTGCGTGGAGAGTCGCCAGAAGACACCACAGCTGCACTAGAGCGCGTCTCAAATTTCAAGGGCGCTATTTTGAACAAGTAATAGGACTTTTACATTGATTGTTGACAAATAGCAACATCAAGTCCTATTTAGTTTTTCTAGCTGAAACACATTATGACGTATTTGTAAATTGCATAAGCTCTTAGTCATTAGTCAAGATAAATGATTAATGACTAACAGAAAAGTCTGATCGCCGGTTTCCGGCGCTCAGAACTTCCGGGATAAAAGAAAAGAAAAAAACAAACAAAAATTTAACGAGGAAATAGATGTACTTGCTTTCAATAATTTTAGCTGTGGAGCGATCGCCCCCAGCAGGCACCTATGCCAATGCTACCAACGATGCTCTACACGTGCTCACTACTGTCGCTCAACAGGTGTGAACGCAACAGACAAAGGCAAAGACCCACCAACCAACCAATTGCAGGAAAACACGAACCATGACTGACGAAAAGATTAGACAGATAGCTTTCTACGGTAAGGGCGGTATCGGTAAATCTACCACTTCCCAAAACACCTTGGCAGCTATGGCAGAAATGGGTCAACGCATTCTTATTGTCGGTTGCGACCCTAAAGCTGACTCCACCCGTTTGATGCTACACAGCAAAGCTCAAACAACCGTTCTTCACCTCGCCGCAGAACGTGGTGCAGTAGAAGATATAGAACTCGAAGAAGTGATGCTAACCGGTTTCCGTGACGTTCGTTGCGTAGAGTCTGGTGGTCCAGAACCTGGTGTAGGTTGTGCAGGTCGCGGTATTATCACCGCCATCAACTTCTTAGAAGAAAACGGTGCTTACCAAAACCTAGACTTTGTTTCTTACGACGTATTAGGTGACGTTGTGTGCGGTGGTTTCGCTATGCCTATTCGTGAAGGTAAAGCACAAGAAATCTACATCGTCACATCGGGTGAAATGATGGCGATGTACGCTGCTAACAACATTGCTCGTGGTGTTCTCAAGTATGCTCACACTGGTGGCGTGCGCTTGGGTGGTTTGATTTGTAATAGCCGTAACACTGACCGGGAAATCGAATTGATCGAAACCTTGGCAAAACGGTTGAACACCCAAATGATTCACTTCGTACCCCGTGACAACATCGTTCAACACGCAGAATTGCGCCGGATGACTGTTAACGAGTACGCACCCGAAAGCAACCAAGCTAACGAATATCGGACATTGGCTACAAAGATCATCGACAACAAAAATCTGGCTATTCCTACACCTATTGAGATGGAAGAACTAGAAGAATTGTTGATTGAATTCGGTATTCTCGAAAGCGAGGAAAATGCTGCAATGTTGGTTGGCAAGACTGCTACTGAAGTTCCTGTAGTATAAGTCACTGCTAAGAAATAATGCTCTAGCACAAGGAAAAAGGAAGAGTTCCATATCTTACCTTTTACCTTTGACCCTCTCCTCTACATCTCCCCCCTAACCTTAGAGGGGACTCCAAGTCCCCCTATGCCTGATCCTTACGAGTCACAAAGGTTAAGTATGACACCTCCAGAAAACCAAAACATCATTGAAGAAAGAAAAGAACTAATTAAAGAAGTTCTAAACGCTTACCCCGAAAAAGCTAAGAAAAAGCGGGAAAAGCACTTAAACGTATACGAAGAAGGTAAGTCCGATTGCGGCGTTAAGTCTAACATCAAATCCCTGCCTGGTGTCATGACCGCTCGTGGTTGTGCTTACGCCGGTTCTAAGGGTGTGGTCTGGGGTCCTATTAAGGACATGATCCACATCAGCCACGGGCCTGTAGGTTGCGGTTACTGGTCTTGGTCTGGTCGTCGTAACTACTACATCGGCACCACAGGTGTTGACAGCTTTGGTACAATGCACTTCACCTCCGACTTCCAAGAACGAGATATCGTCTTCGGTGGTGACAAGAAACTTACCAAGCTAATCCAAGAACTTGATGTACTTTTCCCCCTCAACCGTGGTGTTTCCATTCAATCTGAATGTCCCATCGGTCTAATTGGGGATGACATCGAAGCTGTTGCTCGCAAGACATCGAAAGAAATTGGCAAGCCAGTTGTACCCGTGCGTTGCGAAGGCTTCCGGGGTGTTTCCCAATCTTTGGGTCACCACATTGCTAATGACATGGTTCGTGACTGGGTGTTCACCAGATCAGACCAAGCCAAGAAAGACGGTACACTTCAGTTTGAAGGTACTCCTTATGACGTAGCCATCATTGGTGACTACAACATCGGTGGTGATGCTTGGGCTAGCCGCATCCTGTTAGAAGAACTCGGCTTGCGCGTAGTCGCTCAATGGTCAGGTGATGGCACCATCAACGAAATGTTGATGACCCCGAATGTGAAGATGAACCTCATCCACTGCTATCGGTCGATGAACTACATCAGTCGTCACATGGAAGAAGCTTACGGTATACCCTGTACGAAGTATGATTTAATGTGTTGTGATACCAGGATTTAGTCCACGTCTAACTTTGCTTAATTTAAACATTGTTCTAAATGGACTAAATTTTAAGACACATTTAAGACACAATGAAAAGCAAGGCACAGGACGTTTTTGAGGATTTCACTCCGCCAGCATCTACCGATGGCAGCTATCTAGGAACGCAGAAACAAATGAAAGCTACTCGGCAGCATCTGGAACGCAAGTTTGAGAAAGGTTTGGCAGACACTAGGGCCCGTCTAAAAGCGGCTAAGGTGAAAGTGGGCTTGGTCGTGGCCCGGGACACCATTCAATTGCAAGCATCCCTACCAATCAAGCCCGGCGATCGCGACACTAAAGGAACTGGTTTTAAGCAGTACAAGATTTCGCTAAACATTCCTACAAGCTTGGACGGGTTGAGAACAGCTGAGGAAGAGGCCAACGAGCTAGGCAAGCTACTCGCCCGTAAACAGTTTGAATGGACTGACAAATATCTGGGTAAAATAGCTAAGGTCAGCAACAGATCCCAAATCCTTGGTGATGTTTTAGAAGAGTTTGAAACTGAGTATTTCAAAACACGCAAGTTAACAGAAAAAAGTAAACACACTTTCTTCTATTACAAGGACTATTTACGGCGACTGATTGGGCTAGATACTTTGTTGACTCAACCGGAGATTGATAAAAGACTTGGAGAGTTGACGGGGGATTCTGCCAAGTACAGCGCTGTTAAATCATTGAAGGTTTTAAAATCAACTCTTAATTTAACTAGTTTCACCCTCGAACAATTTAAAGCTACACAACCCAAAAGTCAGGCTAGGGATATTCCCAGTAATGAGGATATCATCAAATATCATGAATCTTTTCATCAGTACTCATTGACTAGGAGCTTGACAATCAAAAAGAGTTGTTTAGACAGTTGGAAAATGTGGAAATGGGTATATGGAATGCTTGCTACTTATGGATTACGCCCAAGAGAACTGTTTGTAAATCCTGAGATTGATTGGTGGTTGAGTCCTGAGAATAAAGATAATACATGGAAGGTTCACCCAGATACCAAGACTGGTTATAGGGAAGCTTTACCGCTACATCCTGAATGGGTTTACTTGTTTGATTTAAAAAATCTAGAGCCTTTGGAACTGTTAAAAGCTCAGACTGATGACAGAACTAGTTTTACAGATATTAACACTATTCGGGTTAATTGTTCATCATGGTTTAGGCGGGTAAATATTCCGTTTACGCCCTATGATTTACGCCACGCTTGGGCTATTCGAGCGCATATGATGGGCATTCCAATTAAAGCTGCTGCTGACAATTTGGGGCATTCTGTAGAGATTCACACTGAGATTTATCAGAAGTGGTTCAGCTTGGAGAACCGGAGGAAGGTAATTAAGCAGGCGGTAGATAAAAAAGATGGCATCGATGCGTTGAATGAGGAGAATGCACGGCTAAGGGCTGAGGTGGAATATCTCAGGCAAGCTTTGGCACGGCATCAAATCAGTGAATTGCTGTCTACTTGACTCACCACAGAATACGGTTTATTAACAGAGGTGCATCTCTATCTATTTAGCTTTTAAACTGTTAAACTAGCGCTGCTACGTTTTTTGGCAATGTATTAGAAAAAATGCCCATTTTTGGGGGATTTTTGTTAAAAATGGTACTGGAAAAATTTGTCTACAGTTGCTAAAAAACGTTATCCAGAGCGCTTTTGAGCCGTCTACACCCCAAAATTTAGCGCGATTTGCCTGTAGACGCTGTAGACAGATTGTCTACAGGTGAAAGATGAGGTATTGAGCCTCAATAGTGCCACACATGAGCATGACATGTGGCACATATGAGCTAGACGTGTGCCACATATGAGGTGCTTAAGTCGAACTGTAGACAAGGTGTAGGCGGTCCCACATATGAGCTAGATGTGTGGCACATGTGAGCAACTTAAGTCAGGTTATAGAGAGCCGATTGACAATAGTGTTAGCTCCTTAACAAAAGCGTCAATCGCTTTACCAGCGCTGGATTGTCTGCCCATTTTCAGCTTGGCAAGAGTGCGAACGCGGGTTACTTCATAGTGTGGCGCAAAGGATGCACCTGATCTGAGTAGCTGGTTTACTCTCTCTAGTTCCTGAATGTATTCTTGTCTCCTTTCAAGACCATTCGTCAAAGTGTCCTTCTCTCGCTTAACGTCAGCCAATTTCTCCACTAGTTCTTCAAGTACCTGCTCTAACTCCTTCTCTCCCTTGCGGGAAAGCTTGAGACTACTTTCTAGGCTCATAACTTGGGACTCTAACTGGTCGATGGTTTCACTGTTCGCTACAGTTGACTCAATGTTGCTTGGCTGCCCGGATGCACCTGTTGTCTGTAACTTTTGCCTGAGTAACTGGTTGTCAGTTTCAGCAAACTGTAATTGCTCATCCTGAATTCTAATTCGTTGCTGTAACTGGTAAATGATTTCGCTGTTCGCTACAGTTGAGTCTTCATTGCTTTCTTGCCCGGTAGTGCTATTATCCTCTACTACCGGGCTTTCAATTTTCCCCGCAGTTCCTCCAGTTGCGATCGCACTTCTGCTAGACTCTCTTCTATACGTTTGTCTATCAAGACTTTAGTATTGTCTATATTTCTTTCTATACGCTTGTCTATCAGGGCTTCAGTACTGTCTAGACTCTCTTTTATACGCTTATCCACCAGGGCTTCAATACTGTCTAGACTATAATTAGTGTTAAGGGTAGAAGAGGTAGAGAGAATCTGTTTTGCATCTAGACAACTCTTGATGAACTGAAGAAGAATAGCCGAAGCGGTAGAGTTACTACCTGTTGCTAGTGCTTTGAACGATTCCCACTCTTCAGGCTCAATCCGAAAAGTAGCTAGTGTTTTATCTGCCATTTTATCTAGACTCTTATCTATACTTATTTAAGCCTATCTTAAATCTATATGTTTGTCTATCAATATATTGCTTACTATGTCTAGACCCAAGTGGTGATCATGAGGTGTTCACCTTGCACAACTACCTTGCACAACTACCTTGCACAACTCATGCACAACTACCTTGCACAACTCCGTCGCCCTCTAGAGTGCTTATCAGACAATCGTTTTCAGCAATGGGTAACGGAGTTGTGCAGTTGTGCATCACTTTTTTGAGTTTTTTTCTACTTGTAATTCCGTTTTTTTCTGAGTTTCTGGCATACTTAGATGCACAACTCCTTTATAACTAGACTGAGATATATACCATACAAGGCTTACGGGCTGCTATATAGTTGTGCATCGGAGTTGTGCATGGGTTGTGCATGGGTTGTGCAATCAAAATTATACATATCAATAGACTGAGGTTTTTACCTTTATTGGCAAGCTTTCTAGCCATTTTCAGAGTTCTGCACGGAGGAAAGTATTTTGTCTAGACTATATCTATACCTACTTTAATCTATATGCTTGTCTATCAATGTTTTGACTTTTGTCTATATTTAAATCTATACTGTGTCTATCAGTGATCATTCAGGGTCGTAGCGAGTAAATCGTAGCGTCGTCTCGCTCCCCTAGTACCCACATGAAATGGATAAATTATCATCTGTCCCAGAAATAGCGCGATCGCTCCTGGGTCAAATCTGGTTCAATGATTTCAGATACCTGATGCTTTAAAATCCTGGTTTATCCTTCACCTCGACCGTTGCCGCGCTGCTGCCCTAGCAGGTATTCCCAGATTTGGCGAATTTCAAGCTTGGGTTTGTGTCCATCTCACTTGGACAGCTTCAGCTTTTTGAAGAAAATTAGCTCAGTCAGCCTTGATGCGGACTAGGTGGTCTGGGGTGGCTTCGCTCATGCTACACCCTGGTCTTGGTTGGCAGCTTTTGCTTCTGCCCTATCCAAATATTCTTGAATAGCAATAGCTGCAAGTTGGCTCACTGAGCGCTTTTCAGCGACAGCAAGACGTTTCAATCTTTCTTTATCTTCTTGGCTAATAATTATGCTTAAGTTGGGACTTTTAGCCATTGCAGTTACTAGACTCTGTTTTCTTTAATCATACCCTGTGAGAATCTAATAGCCTAGCCTGTTAGACTATAGCAACATCTACATAACTATAGTAGACTCATGATAAATGCGCCCTGGTAACGGAGATTCCCGCCTCCGATGCCAGCACGACTTCCGCTCAATCGTTCAGTTTCTAGACCCACGAATAAGAGGCAATACAAATTATGCAACAAGCGCAGACCGCCAGCAATGGTACTGTACCTGTTTTTACTGCGGATGAAGGTAATGATTCTCTGGCTGCGATGGTGACACGCGCCCTGGATGAATGGAACGTTATTCAGTATTACCAGCAGCTTTTAGAACTTGAACGCATTGAGTCCGCAGACTCCATTGCGCTGCTTACCGATTGCTACCTAAAGCTTTCAGAACCGCATCGGGACGAGTTGGAACTAACTTTAAGAGCTATGCACAAGTTGATTAGAACTATCCCAAAAGGTACTTGAGGCTGGGAGCTAAAGCCGATGTAATTAAAATGCCTTGGCAGGGGCGATCGTCATCGAGGCGATCGCTCACCGCTCGTTGCAACGCTCCCCGACTTCCGACTTCTGACTTCCAACTTCCAACAGCTAGTTAATGAAGCTGTAAGTTGAAGTCGGAAGTTACCGCAACGTGCAGCAGCAAGACCAGCCGTTGCCGATTGCGTACAAAATCGTCGAGCGATCGCTGAAGGCTGCTGTAAATTATCCGCAATGCGATCGCGCTGCTCCCGATTGAGGCTTTATCCTTTAGGGCTGAGGAAACGCTACAGGGAGCGATACAGCTTTCTGTGTTCGTGTTGCGGCGATTCGCGTTTGGTTCAGTTCAAAGACCTGAACCGTGGTTCAGAATCGTTTTCTTGGCTGTCTCCTCTCGGTTTGGTTCAGTTCAAAGTTCTGAACCGTGGTTCTGAACCGTTACCAAAATCGCTACGTTCCCCGTCAGTTGGTTGGTTCAGTGGTTCAAAGGGTCGGTTCAACGGTTCAAGCCGCGATGGTGCGATCGCAACTCCTAACTTCCAACGCCTAACTTCCGACTTCCACTGACTAGCTGGTGAAGTTGGAAGTTGCCGCAACGTGCGGCAGCAAGACCAGCCACTGGCGATCGCGTACAAATCAGTTACTTCGATCTCTCCAAGTGATGACCATGAAATAGACATAGCGCACTAAAACTTACGCTGAGACTCTTGCAAGCGTAGTGTATTGCCTACCATATCCAATTACCAGTTCTGCACGACCTCTTGTACCAATAATTCGTTCTACTTCAGCAGCAGTATTTAATTTGGCATAGAAAGCTGCAATCGTACTTGCCAAATTAGGTGTAGCACCTTCTACAACGAATGGAATTTGATGATGAGATTGTCCATTTTTCACATCATAGAATTTCACCCATCGTCCGTGCATTTCATTTGCAGGAACTACAACAACAGTATCATCGCCATAATACCAACGAACTTTTACAATTGGGATTTTATTACCTTTTGTAATTTCAGTAATTGC from Nostoc sp. UHCC 0926 includes these protein-coding regions:
- the nifB gene encoding nitrogenase cofactor biosynthesis protein NifB; translated protein: MTSPSTRLLNSPATESTTQAKSGGCGCDSTSSATVERDEMLQERIAKHPCYSEDAHHHYARMHVAVAPACNIQCNYCNRKYDCANESRPGVVSELLTPEQAAHKALVIGGKIPQMTVVGIAGPGDPLANPDKTFRTFELIAEQAPDIKLCLSTNGLMLPDYVDRIKELNIDHVTITINMVDPEIGAKIYPWVHYKRKRYRGLEGAKILHERQMEGLQALKDADILCKVNSVMIPGINDQHLVEVNRVIREKGAFLHNIMPLISAPEHGTHFGLTGQRGPTPKELKEVQDNCSGNMKMMRHCRQCRADAVGLLGEDRSQEFSKEKFLEMTPDYDMEKRQEVHDGIEKFKEELKVAKDKALVGKKFANNPKVLVAVATKGGGLVNQHFGHAKEFQIYEVDGNEVLFVGHRKIDQYCQGGYGEEASFEHIMKAIADCKAVLVSKIGNSPQEKLQEAGIQSVEAYDVIEKVALEFYEQYVKELGNKE
- a CDS encoding DUF362 domain-containing protein — its product is MAYKIITSQCISCNLCLSVCPTNAVKVVDGQHWIDAELCTNCVGSVHTMPQCKAGCPTCDGCVKQPSDYWEGWFADYNRVVAKLTNKQDYWERWFNSYSQTYSKQLQKRQSLSVGAEV
- the nifS gene encoding cysteine desulfurase NifS, with amino-acid sequence MQNNCIYLDNNATTKVDSEVIEVMLPYLTDYYGNPSSMHTFGGQVGKALRTAREQLAAILGADQSEIVYTSCGTEGDNAAIRAALLAHPEKRHIVTTQVEHPAVLNVCKQLETQGYSVTYLSVNHQGQLDLDELEASLTGNTALVTIMYANNETGTIFPIEQIGLRVKEYGAIFHVDAVQVVGKIPLNMKTSTVDMLTVSGHKLHGPKGIGALYIRRGVRFRPFILGGHQERGRRAGTENVPGIIALGKAAELELLHLEEANKRETRLRDRLEQTLLATIPDCVVNGDPTQRLPNTTNIGFKYIEGEAILLSLNKYGICASSGSACTSGSLEPSHVLRAMGLPYTTLHGSIRFSLCRYTTEAEIDQVIEVMPSIVERLRALSPFKNDDAGWLQEQEQALAHR
- the nifU gene encoding Fe-S cluster assembly protein NifU encodes the protein MWDYTDKVLELFYDPKNQGAIEETSEPGVKLATGEIGSIACGDALRLHLKVEVESDKILDARFQTFGCTSAIASSSALTEMIKGLTLDEALKVSNRDIADYLGGLPEAKMHCSVMGQEALEAAIYNYRGIPLATHDDDDEGALICSCFGISESKIRRVVLENNLTGAEEVTNYVKAGGGCGSCLANIDDIIKSVQQEFAAPDLNNYGVKVATEIVTSKERSLTNVQKIALIQKVLDEEVRPVLIADGGDVELYDVEGDRVKVVLQGACGSCSSSTATLKIAIEARLQERVSKSLVVEAV
- a CDS encoding globin domain-containing protein; amino-acid sequence: MSTLYDKLGGQPAIEQIVDELHKRIATDSLLNPIFAGTDMVKQRNHLVAFLSQIFEGPKQYAGRPMDKTHAGMNLQQQHFDEIAKLLSESMAVRGESPEDTTAALERVSNFKGAILNK
- the nifH gene encoding nitrogenase iron protein yields the protein MTDEKIRQIAFYGKGGIGKSTTSQNTLAAMAEMGQRILIVGCDPKADSTRLMLHSKAQTTVLHLAAERGAVEDIELEEVMLTGFRDVRCVESGGPEPGVGCAGRGIITAINFLEENGAYQNLDFVSYDVLGDVVCGGFAMPIREGKAQEIYIVTSGEMMAMYAANNIARGVLKYAHTGGVRLGGLICNSRNTDREIELIETLAKRLNTQMIHFVPRDNIVQHAELRRMTVNEYAPESNQANEYRTLATKIIDNKNLAIPTPIEMEELEELLIEFGILESEENAAMLVGKTATEVPVV
- a CDS encoding site-specific integrase, with the protein product MKSKAQDVFEDFTPPASTDGSYLGTQKQMKATRQHLERKFEKGLADTRARLKAAKVKVGLVVARDTIQLQASLPIKPGDRDTKGTGFKQYKISLNIPTSLDGLRTAEEEANELGKLLARKQFEWTDKYLGKIAKVSNRSQILGDVLEEFETEYFKTRKLTEKSKHTFFYYKDYLRRLIGLDTLLTQPEIDKRLGELTGDSAKYSAVKSLKVLKSTLNLTSFTLEQFKATQPKSQARDIPSNEDIIKYHESFHQYSLTRSLTIKKSCLDSWKMWKWVYGMLATYGLRPRELFVNPEIDWWLSPENKDNTWKVHPDTKTGYREALPLHPEWVYLFDLKNLEPLELLKAQTDDRTSFTDINTIRVNCSSWFRRVNIPFTPYDLRHAWAIRAHMMGIPIKAAADNLGHSVEIHTEIYQKWFSLENRRKVIKQAVDKKDGIDALNEENARLRAEVEYLRQALARHQISELLST
- a CDS encoding ribbon-helix-helix domain-containing protein; the protein is MAKSPNLSIIISQEDKERLKRLAVAEKRSVSQLAAIAIQEYLDRAEAKAANQDQGVA